The following are encoded together in the Streptomyces rapamycinicus NRRL 5491 genome:
- a CDS encoding MFS transporter — protein sequence MRAWLPDARGHRRLFSALSIDALGTGLFLPFSILYFTATTDLTLGGVGLALSIAALVRIPATPGAGMFCDRFGARNTVVVSNLTQAVGFVNYLLVDSFGHLLIAAVVVQIGNSAFWVAYPALVHDVAEGKRQESWFALITSLRHAGLGVGALGASLAVAIGGSTGYTAIVAVNALSFAVAAVLTRLDTSGSTHAVSADTTPEHDAPSEPAPTSGWASTLRDRPFLGFVVLNFGLALLSLAFGLGVPVFLVDTVHLPPWIPGTVLAVNAVLGAAGATPVGAAITGRSRSGGLMASQAIVGCAFMAVLCCATCRRLSASASPSPRSSW from the coding sequence GTGCGCGCATGGCTCCCCGACGCTCGTGGCCACCGGCGCCTGTTCTCCGCGCTGTCCATCGATGCCCTGGGCACCGGCCTCTTCCTGCCGTTCTCCATCCTCTACTTCACCGCGACGACCGACCTGACCCTCGGCGGCGTGGGACTGGCCCTGTCCATCGCGGCGTTGGTGCGCATTCCGGCGACACCGGGTGCCGGGATGTTCTGCGACCGGTTCGGCGCGCGGAACACGGTGGTGGTCTCCAACCTCACCCAGGCGGTCGGGTTCGTCAACTACCTCTTGGTGGACTCCTTCGGCCATCTGCTCATCGCCGCGGTCGTCGTGCAGATTGGCAACTCCGCGTTCTGGGTGGCCTATCCGGCGCTGGTACATGACGTCGCCGAGGGGAAGCGCCAGGAGTCCTGGTTCGCCCTGATCACCTCGCTGCGCCATGCGGGACTCGGCGTCGGCGCTCTCGGCGCGAGTCTCGCTGTCGCGATCGGCGGGTCGACCGGATACACCGCGATCGTCGCCGTCAACGCCCTGTCGTTCGCCGTGGCGGCGGTCCTGACCCGGCTCGACACCTCGGGCAGCACTCACGCCGTTTCCGCCGACACCACACCGGAACACGACGCCCCCTCGGAACCCGCGCCCACGAGCGGCTGGGCGAGCACCCTCCGGGACCGGCCCTTCCTCGGCTTCGTCGTGCTCAACTTCGGCCTCGCCCTGCTCTCGCTCGCCTTCGGCCTCGGCGTTCCCGTCTTCCTGGTCGACACGGTGCACCTGCCGCCGTGGATACCCGGCACCGTCCTCGCGGTCAACGCCGTACTCGGCGCGGCGGGCGCCACACCCGTCGGCGCCGCCATCACGGGGCGCAGCCGAAGCGGCGGCCTCATGGCCTCGCAGGCCATCGTCGGCTGTGCGTTCATGGCGGTGCTGTGCTGCGCTACGTGCCGTCGGCTTTCGGCGTCTGCCTCGCCCTCGCCGCGGTCGTCCTGGTGA
- a CDS encoding ABC transporter permease, which translates to MSEAPAAPRPGSADDAGTGPDGRPDPLLTPPRARTGWRMLPARVVAMCVVELQKLRHDRTELYTRAVQPALWLLIFGETFTRLKAIPTGGTPYIDYLAPGIIAQSAMFIAIFYGIQIIWERDAGILTKLLVTPTPRAALITGKAFASGVKALIQAVVVIAIAAALGVALTWNPLRLLGVAVAVVLGSAFFSCLSMTIAGIVLTRDRLMGIGQAITMPLFFGSSALYPVALMPGWLQAVSKANPLSYQVDALRGLLLGTPHHLALDYAVLVLAAAAGITAASSLLGRLAR; encoded by the coding sequence ATGTCCGAAGCACCCGCCGCACCGCGTCCCGGGTCGGCTGACGACGCCGGGACCGGGCCGGACGGCCGCCCCGATCCCCTGCTGACCCCGCCGCGCGCCCGCACCGGCTGGCGGATGCTGCCCGCGCGGGTCGTCGCGATGTGCGTGGTCGAGCTGCAGAAGCTGCGGCACGACCGCACCGAGCTGTACACCCGGGCGGTCCAGCCCGCCCTATGGCTGCTGATCTTCGGTGAGACCTTCACCCGGCTCAAGGCCATACCGACCGGCGGCACGCCGTACATCGACTATCTCGCGCCCGGCATCATCGCCCAGTCCGCGATGTTCATCGCCATCTTCTACGGGATCCAGATCATCTGGGAGCGGGACGCCGGGATCCTCACCAAACTGCTGGTCACCCCGACCCCGCGAGCCGCCCTCATCACCGGCAAGGCATTCGCCTCCGGGGTCAAGGCGCTGATCCAGGCGGTCGTGGTGATCGCCATCGCGGCCGCACTCGGGGTGGCGCTGACCTGGAATCCGCTGCGGCTCCTCGGGGTGGCCGTCGCAGTGGTCCTCGGCTCGGCCTTCTTCTCCTGCCTGTCCATGACCATCGCGGGGATCGTGCTGACCCGCGACCGGCTCATGGGCATCGGACAGGCCATCACCATGCCCCTGTTCTTCGGCTCCAGCGCGCTGTACCCGGTGGCGCTGATGCCCGGCTGGCTCCAGGCCGTCAGCAAGGCCAATCCGCTGAGCTACCAGGTCGACGCGTTGCGTGGACTGCTGCTGGGCACCCCGCACCACCTCGCACTCGACTACGCCGTCCTGGTGCTGGCCGCGGCGGCCGGTATCACCGCGGCCTCCTCGCTGCTCGGGCGGCTGGCCCGGTGA
- a CDS encoding Glu/Leu/Phe/Val dehydrogenase dimerization domain-containing protein, whose amino-acid sequence MMTPLHADGFEQVALCRDEETGLRSVVVIHDTTLGPALGGVRMHAYPDEDAAVVDGLRLAEAMTLKAAAAGLGLGGRTPSRRGTAPGSSHRRRRRPWHAMCWRPAGWAAS is encoded by the coding sequence ATGATGACACCGCTCCACGCCGACGGCTTCGAGCAGGTCGCGCTCTGCCGCGATGAGGAAACCGGGCTCCGGTCGGTCGTCGTGATCCACGACACGACGCTCGGACCGGCCCTGGGCGGGGTGCGGATGCATGCGTACCCCGACGAAGACGCCGCCGTGGTGGACGGCCTGCGCCTGGCCGAGGCCATGACGCTCAAGGCCGCGGCCGCCGGGCTGGGACTGGGCGGGCGGACGCCGTCGCGGCGCGGCACGGCGCCCGGGTCGTCGCACCGGAGGCGGCGCCGACCGTGGCATGCGATGTGCTGGCGCCCTGCGGGCTGGGCAGCGTCGTGA
- a CDS encoding MarR family winged helix-turn-helix transcriptional regulator, producing MATEEFPDSFADVLGGVQRLIRRRLRAGMTEPRLRGAQVELLRLVMAHPGIRVSAAAKELYLAGNSVSTLVNQLVKGGYLHRETDPEDRRSARLTATPAAGARLREWQARRGELVREQVAKLSESDRAALAAAVPALRKLAENLHEEVEGI from the coding sequence ATGGCCACAGAGGAGTTCCCCGACTCGTTCGCCGACGTACTGGGCGGCGTCCAGCGGCTGATCCGGCGGCGGCTGCGCGCCGGGATGACGGAGCCGCGGCTGCGCGGTGCCCAGGTGGAGCTGTTGCGGCTGGTCATGGCCCACCCCGGGATCCGGGTGTCGGCCGCGGCCAAGGAGCTCTACCTCGCGGGCAACTCGGTCTCCACCCTGGTCAACCAGCTGGTGAAGGGGGGCTATCTGCACCGCGAGACCGACCCCGAGGACCGGCGCTCCGCCCGGCTGACGGCCACCCCCGCCGCCGGGGCCCGGCTGCGGGAGTGGCAGGCACGGCGCGGTGAGCTGGTCCGTGAGCAGGTGGCGAAGCTGTCCGAGAGCGACCGGGCGGCGCTGGCCGCGGCCGTTCCGGCGCTGCGCAAACTGGCCGAGAACCTTCATGAGGAGGTGGAAGGGATATGA
- a CDS encoding FAD-binding oxidoreductase, whose product MINRRNVLRAGTAGALGAEMVASQSPPAAATPPPDVAERVSRRDWELLDQALSSRSTLYRPGDSGYPPLALPFNHRYAGIRPAGIVACGTTRDVSTVVRWARTVGLPAVPRSGPGHNYAGYSATTGLLLNMARMKSIDSTPVPGPRSRTRTYGRIKVVHDAGTVTVGAGVTNGDLHPLLEDRGMFVPTGRCPTVGVAGLVLGGGIGFSDKMFGLTCDRLVSTTVVLADGDVVEASQNSHSDLFWGCRGGAGNNFGVNTSFTFQYERFQGDVGFYRLNWSLDSALPVMAAAQRIAVDTLHDKRFHLRVGMGTHGHTSDEIRANAGVNAIGQYYGDLAELRDILAPLLAIGTADERAANDASVREVTPGEASVLLSATTPVQQFAAKSAVLTSRTLLTDDQVAAAAEHLLEWPGSDNEDGAGFAMFALGGEINQVPPDATAFVHRDAVFILAAETSWADYDPPRVATANLHWLPEFYHAIFGGTPPPHSYQNFPDPTLKDWRRAYYGANYDRLVRVNRTYDPTNFFSYPQAIGT is encoded by the coding sequence TTGATCAACAGACGGAACGTACTGCGGGCAGGCACGGCCGGAGCTCTGGGCGCGGAGATGGTGGCTTCGCAGTCACCGCCCGCCGCTGCCACGCCACCACCCGATGTGGCGGAGCGGGTCAGCCGGCGCGACTGGGAGCTGCTGGACCAGGCGCTGTCGTCGCGTTCCACGCTCTACCGGCCGGGGGATTCCGGCTATCCGCCGCTGGCGCTTCCGTTCAACCACCGGTACGCCGGGATCCGGCCGGCCGGAATCGTGGCGTGCGGCACCACCAGGGACGTGAGTACGGTGGTCCGCTGGGCCCGTACGGTGGGGCTGCCCGCCGTACCCCGCTCCGGGCCGGGCCACAACTACGCCGGGTACTCCGCCACCACCGGTCTGCTGCTCAACATGGCCCGTATGAAGAGCATCGACTCCACGCCGGTGCCGGGTCCCCGCTCCCGGACCCGGACATACGGGCGGATCAAGGTCGTTCATGATGCGGGCACCGTCACCGTCGGGGCCGGGGTCACCAACGGCGATCTGCACCCGTTGCTGGAGGACCGCGGCATGTTCGTGCCGACCGGCCGCTGCCCCACCGTCGGGGTGGCCGGGCTGGTGCTCGGCGGCGGGATCGGCTTCAGCGACAAGATGTTCGGCCTGACCTGCGACCGGCTGGTCTCGACGACCGTGGTACTGGCCGACGGCGACGTGGTGGAGGCAAGTCAGAACTCGCACTCCGACCTGTTCTGGGGCTGCCGCGGCGGCGCGGGGAACAACTTCGGCGTCAACACCTCCTTTACGTTCCAGTACGAGCGGTTCCAGGGCGACGTGGGCTTCTACCGGCTGAACTGGAGCCTGGACTCGGCACTCCCGGTGATGGCCGCCGCGCAACGGATCGCCGTGGACACCCTGCACGACAAGCGGTTCCATCTCCGCGTCGGCATGGGCACTCATGGGCACACCAGCGACGAGATCCGCGCCAACGCGGGCGTCAACGCCATCGGCCAGTACTACGGCGACCTGGCGGAGCTGCGCGACATCCTGGCTCCGCTGCTCGCCATCGGCACGGCCGACGAGCGGGCCGCCAACGACGCGTCGGTCCGCGAGGTCACTCCCGGTGAGGCGAGCGTGCTGCTGAGCGCCACGACGCCGGTGCAGCAGTTCGCCGCCAAGTCCGCGGTGCTGACCTCCCGGACGCTCCTGACCGATGACCAGGTCGCGGCCGCCGCCGAGCACCTGCTGGAATGGCCTGGCAGCGACAACGAGGACGGGGCCGGGTTCGCCATGTTCGCCCTCGGTGGCGAGATCAACCAAGTGCCGCCGGACGCGACGGCGTTCGTCCACCGCGACGCCGTGTTCATCCTCGCCGCCGAGACCTCATGGGCGGACTACGACCCGCCCCGCGTCGCCACCGCGAACCTTCACTGGCTCCCCGAGTTCTACCACGCCATTTTCGGCGGTACGCCTCCTCCGCACTCCTACCAGAACTTCCCGGATCCGACCCTGAAGGACTGGCGGCGGGCTTACTACGGTGCGAACTACGACCGGCTGGTCCGGGTGAACCGCACGTACGACCCGACCAACTTCTTCAGCTACCCGCAGGCGATCGGCACCTGA
- a CDS encoding alpha-L-arabinofuranosidase C-terminal domain-containing protein, which yields MSETRRHGIGRRHFLYGAAAVAAGVMGTGCTPDDAQGASGSDGEPVIAIDAQRRSFEVSPYMTGVNGAKWYDDAYGMWDSEHNRPAPGIVGKIKQSGIGMIRYPGGTSSNLFNWKGAIGPLEDRTRQVEGKQGATVDSRFGPDEYMAFIRQVGAAPEIMAPFANSTPEEIADWVAYMNAPQGTKWGDLRARNGHPEPYGVRYWEIGNELFGKHQRYWMSADDDKAMRQYAFGGTQRQKRQRVGTPTDHRPSASVSDGRPNQTFTVRYPPVVPKSQTIRVGDTTWREVANLTSAGADDRVYAFDPRSGTIHFGDGRHGEVPRKGAKITADYDSGPHAGFVDYYTKMKAVDPSIDVLAVWAPIEAGKLAGGTSFPELLAQHGHADKYDGMAIHPYTNFSRDLKTTSFPDKRSGHDYQMLGDAAAAKMVSDLTTQIHEHGKEEAYVAVSECGALFFGGERDSGAYPQFSFAMSHALYMASQWARFADLGVRWTASNDLIGEKPGLSRTLFGGAPSFVRTPDAIVREQLSGFFHGGGHVVDSEVKSNAEVSTRETPLGSSYEALVTTAAVDKDGALGVLVVNRSPDKDLKSRVDLGSFRHAGTVDVSVVAGTAYDDFNNAEHPDAVTIKKSHATAKGDSLNWTFAAHSVTLLRFPPPTSH from the coding sequence ATGAGCGAGACACGTCGGCACGGGATAGGCCGACGCCACTTCCTGTACGGCGCGGCCGCGGTGGCTGCCGGTGTCATGGGCACCGGATGCACCCCCGACGACGCGCAGGGGGCAAGCGGCTCGGATGGCGAGCCGGTCATCGCCATCGACGCCCAGCGGCGATCGTTCGAGGTGAGTCCGTACATGACCGGGGTGAACGGGGCCAAGTGGTACGACGACGCCTACGGAATGTGGGACTCGGAGCACAACCGTCCCGCCCCGGGCATCGTCGGAAAGATCAAGCAGTCCGGGATCGGGATGATCCGCTATCCCGGCGGCACCTCCTCCAACCTCTTCAACTGGAAGGGCGCCATAGGTCCGCTAGAGGACCGGACCCGCCAGGTCGAGGGAAAGCAGGGCGCCACCGTCGACAGCCGGTTCGGGCCGGACGAGTACATGGCCTTCATCCGGCAGGTCGGCGCCGCGCCGGAGATCATGGCGCCGTTCGCCAACTCGACCCCGGAGGAGATCGCCGACTGGGTGGCGTACATGAACGCCCCGCAAGGGACCAAGTGGGGAGACCTGCGAGCGCGGAACGGCCACCCCGAGCCCTACGGCGTGCGCTACTGGGAAATCGGCAACGAGTTGTTCGGCAAGCACCAGCGCTACTGGATGAGCGCGGACGACGACAAGGCCATGCGACAGTACGCCTTCGGCGGCACCCAGCGGCAAAAGCGCCAGCGCGTGGGCACACCCACCGACCACCGACCCTCCGCCTCGGTCAGCGACGGCCGGCCGAACCAGACCTTCACCGTCCGGTACCCACCCGTCGTCCCCAAAAGCCAGACCATCCGCGTCGGTGACACCACATGGCGCGAGGTCGCCAACCTCACCTCAGCGGGGGCCGACGACCGCGTCTACGCCTTCGACCCGCGCAGCGGCACGATCCACTTCGGCGACGGCCGCCACGGAGAGGTCCCCCGGAAGGGGGCGAAGATCACCGCCGACTACGACTCCGGTCCGCACGCCGGATTCGTCGACTACTACACCAAGATGAAAGCCGTTGACCCCTCGATCGACGTGCTCGCCGTCTGGGCGCCCATCGAGGCCGGGAAACTCGCGGGCGGTACGAGCTTCCCCGAACTCCTCGCCCAGCACGGCCACGCCGACAAGTACGACGGCATGGCGATCCACCCCTACACCAACTTCTCGCGGGACCTCAAAACCACCAGCTTCCCGGACAAACGGTCCGGACACGACTACCAGATGCTCGGGGACGCGGCCGCCGCCAAGATGGTCTCCGACCTCACCACGCAGATACACGAACACGGCAAGGAAGAGGCTTACGTCGCCGTGTCCGAGTGCGGCGCCCTCTTCTTCGGAGGAGAACGCGACTCCGGCGCCTATCCCCAGTTCTCCTTCGCCATGTCGCACGCGCTCTACATGGCGTCCCAGTGGGCCCGGTTCGCCGACCTCGGCGTCCGCTGGACCGCAAGCAACGACCTGATCGGCGAGAAGCCGGGCCTGTCACGCACACTCTTCGGCGGCGCCCCCAGCTTCGTGCGCACCCCCGACGCGATCGTGCGCGAGCAGCTGAGCGGGTTCTTCCACGGCGGTGGACACGTCGTGGACAGCGAAGTGAAGAGCAACGCCGAGGTCTCCACCCGGGAGACACCGCTGGGCTCCTCCTACGAAGCGCTGGTCACCACGGCCGCCGTCGACAAGGACGGAGCCCTCGGCGTCCTCGTCGTCAACCGCTCACCGGACAAGGACCTCAAGTCCCGGGTCGATCTGGGGAGTTTCCGGCATGCCGGTACGGTCGACGTGTCCGTGGTGGCGGGCACGGCCTACGACGACTTCAACAACGCCGAACACCCCGACGCCGTCACGATCAAAAAGTCCCACGCCACGGCGAAGGGCGACTCCCTGAACTGGACCTTCGCGGCACACTCGGTCACGCTCCTGCGCTTCCCACCGCCCACTTCCCACTAG
- a CDS encoding ABC transporter ATP-binding protein encodes MTGIPESTASVALACDGLRYAFGETKAVDDLELTVRAGEVFGLLGPNGAGKTTAIRCITTLLPVPGGMVRVFGHDAAKERMAVRRLLGYVPQQLSADAGLTGRENVELFARVFDITRRERADRVARVLEAVDLTAAADRLAKTYSGGMIRRLELAQALVSAPRLLMLDEPTIGLDPIARTSVWEHINAVRAATGMTVLVTTHYMDEADQYCDRVALMHRGRIHALGTPHELRSELADRRRAEGEADPKPTLEDVFRDVAGSGLDEQGGDFRDVRSTRRTASRVG; translated from the coding sequence ATGACCGGCATCCCGGAGAGCACCGCTTCCGTCGCGCTCGCCTGCGACGGCCTGCGATACGCGTTCGGGGAGACCAAGGCGGTCGACGACCTGGAGCTGACGGTCCGGGCGGGCGAGGTCTTCGGCCTGCTCGGACCCAACGGAGCGGGCAAGACCACCGCGATCCGCTGCATCACCACACTGCTGCCGGTCCCCGGCGGCATGGTGCGGGTGTTCGGGCACGACGCGGCGAAGGAGCGGATGGCGGTCCGCAGGCTGCTGGGCTACGTACCGCAGCAGCTGTCCGCCGACGCCGGGCTCACCGGCCGGGAGAACGTGGAGCTGTTCGCCCGCGTCTTCGACATCACCCGGCGGGAGCGGGCCGACCGCGTGGCGCGGGTGCTGGAGGCGGTCGACCTCACCGCGGCGGCCGACCGGCTCGCCAAGACGTACTCCGGCGGCATGATCCGCCGCCTCGAACTGGCCCAGGCGCTGGTCAGCGCGCCCCGGCTGCTGATGCTGGACGAGCCGACGATCGGCCTGGACCCGATCGCCCGGACCAGCGTGTGGGAGCACATCAACGCGGTACGGGCGGCCACCGGGATGACCGTGCTGGTCACCACGCACTACATGGACGAGGCCGATCAGTACTGCGACCGGGTCGCGCTGATGCACCGCGGCCGGATCCACGCCCTCGGAACGCCCCACGAACTCCGCTCCGAGCTGGCCGACCGCCGCCGGGCGGAGGGCGAGGCCGATCCCAAGCCGACCCTGGAGGACGTCTTCCGCGACGTCGCCGGCAGCGGCCTCGACGAGCAGGGAGGAGACTTCCGCGATGTCCGAAGCACCCGCCGCACCGCGTCCCGGGTCGGCTGA
- a CDS encoding AfsR/SARP family transcriptional regulator: protein MFLAVYANVAARLGEPEQVTARQFHRWREPDPPDPGPSGQRVLEDMFGASLEHLGFPLPQRHRGPSASGGAGSALRFAVLGPVRIWRGEQGLPVLRPLERAVLCVLLLRGRTATASELVDGVWGETPPPQAIASLRTHAFRLRRALGPGVLVSEAGGYALRIRPGTLDLAVCEDYEARAERALAEGELTGARQLLHMAVELWEGRPLAGVPGPYAEAQRARLEQWRLSLLEARLDLDLELGLHTDAVSELTALTAEHPLRERLRTLLMAALYRSGRQAEALGVYTDTRRLLSEELGVAPGAELARLHQRILRADPALAGPRRLPAGAKAAPTATPAPRPAQLPAKLADFTGRTTVMDTLRKRLRLAQGTAMTISVVQGLGGVGKTALAVCVAQTVRERFPDGQLFVDLIGHNAQPADPAAVLGTFLRALGTLPAEIPEGLPERAALYRSVLADRRVLVLLDNAHDTAQVRPLLPGSPNCAALITSRTPMTGLDGARVVDLSIMDRPEALALFTRIIGDERAAAEPHACRTAVAACGYLPLAIRIAAARLTTRPAWTVRNLTDRLADAHRRLHELRAGDLAVTTSFEFGYTQLGPSQARAFRLLALTYGPDISLAAATAVLGVTTQEAERLLESLVDTSLLHSPEPGRYRYHDLVRIYARDRAERDEPPAGRAAAMSRMRDFYVASAARVYAMGRPGDRLVDHLISTDHPGQAFPDARTALDWLLSEADCLLTCAQQGAKSPERGAVRRAADLLLVTRDLVESGTHYLQYEAAARSVGNAAQIAGDTAAEGRARLALAGMFPVTRGQQQADDEARRAGLLATAAGDLTAACHALNIRGVVAIYQQRYDDAEAYLREALSGFRADDNLACVAGVLSNLSRVHAATGRADSAVDLATRGVGLRRSLGGTWRIANGQLALGIALHRAGRHAAAVSELLEALSTFRDNRQRLWEGSTHARLAEVYLASDQPAEAATHAEQALALGSIGNKWRRGSILSVLGQALERLGQPDRARACHRKAGMSWVWWSP from the coding sequence GTGTTCCTCGCGGTCTACGCCAATGTCGCCGCCCGTCTGGGAGAGCCGGAGCAGGTGACGGCCCGGCAATTCCACCGATGGCGTGAGCCTGATCCACCGGACCCGGGGCCGTCGGGCCAACGCGTGCTGGAGGACATGTTCGGCGCGTCGCTGGAACACCTCGGGTTCCCCCTCCCCCAGCGGCACCGCGGCCCATCGGCATCCGGTGGCGCCGGCTCGGCGTTGCGGTTCGCCGTACTGGGGCCCGTTCGCATCTGGCGTGGCGAACAGGGGCTCCCGGTCCTCAGGCCGCTGGAGCGCGCCGTGCTGTGCGTGCTCCTGCTGCGGGGACGCACCGCCACCGCGAGCGAGCTGGTCGACGGGGTGTGGGGCGAGACCCCGCCACCTCAGGCGATCGCCAGCTTACGCACCCACGCCTTCCGCCTTCGCCGAGCGCTGGGGCCCGGCGTACTGGTGTCGGAGGCAGGTGGGTACGCGCTGCGGATACGGCCCGGGACGCTGGACCTCGCGGTGTGCGAGGACTACGAGGCACGAGCGGAACGTGCCCTGGCGGAAGGGGAGTTGACCGGCGCGCGGCAGCTGCTGCACATGGCGGTGGAGCTGTGGGAGGGGCGGCCGCTGGCCGGAGTTCCCGGCCCGTACGCCGAGGCCCAGCGCGCCCGTCTGGAGCAGTGGCGCCTGTCCCTGCTGGAGGCGCGCCTCGATCTCGACCTGGAACTGGGCCTGCACACCGATGCGGTGTCGGAGCTGACCGCGCTGACCGCGGAGCACCCGCTGCGGGAGCGGTTGCGCACGCTGCTGATGGCGGCGCTCTACCGGAGCGGGCGGCAGGCGGAGGCGCTGGGTGTGTACACCGACACCCGCCGCCTCCTGTCCGAGGAACTCGGCGTGGCGCCCGGCGCGGAACTCGCCCGGCTCCATCAGCGCATCCTGCGCGCGGACCCAGCGCTCGCCGGGCCACGAAGGCTCCCGGCCGGGGCCAAAGCCGCGCCCACGGCCACACCCGCGCCACGTCCGGCACAACTTCCGGCGAAATTGGCCGACTTCACCGGACGCACCACCGTCATGGACACCTTGCGGAAGCGGCTGCGGCTCGCCCAGGGGACGGCGATGACGATCTCCGTGGTGCAGGGGCTCGGCGGGGTGGGCAAGACGGCCCTGGCCGTGTGCGTCGCGCAGACGGTCCGGGAGCGGTTCCCCGACGGGCAGCTGTTCGTCGATCTCATCGGCCACAACGCCCAGCCCGCCGACCCCGCGGCCGTACTGGGCACCTTCCTCCGTGCGCTGGGCACCCTGCCGGCGGAGATCCCGGAGGGGTTGCCCGAGCGGGCGGCGTTGTACCGCTCGGTCCTGGCCGACCGCCGGGTGCTGGTCCTGCTGGACAACGCCCACGACACGGCGCAGGTGCGCCCGCTGCTGCCCGGCTCTCCGAACTGCGCCGCGCTGATCACCAGCCGCACCCCCATGACCGGGCTCGACGGCGCCCGTGTGGTCGACCTCAGCATCATGGACCGGCCCGAGGCGCTGGCCCTGTTCACCCGCATCATCGGCGACGAGCGGGCCGCGGCCGAGCCCCACGCCTGCCGCACGGCCGTCGCTGCCTGCGGCTATCTGCCCCTGGCCATCAGGATCGCCGCCGCCCGGCTGACGACCCGCCCCGCCTGGACCGTGCGCAACCTGACCGACCGCCTGGCCGACGCCCACCGCCGCCTGCACGAACTGCGGGCCGGGGACCTGGCCGTCACGACGAGCTTCGAGTTCGGATACACGCAGTTGGGGCCCTCGCAGGCGCGGGCCTTCCGGCTACTCGCGCTCACCTATGGACCGGACATCTCCCTGGCCGCGGCCACCGCCGTCCTCGGCGTCACCACGCAAGAGGCCGAGCGATTACTGGAGTCACTCGTCGATACCAGCCTGCTGCATTCGCCCGAACCCGGCCGCTACCGCTACCACGACCTCGTTCGCATCTACGCGCGCGACCGCGCCGAGCGGGATGAACCGCCGGCGGGCCGAGCGGCCGCGATGTCGCGCATGCGGGACTTCTACGTGGCCTCGGCGGCGCGCGTGTACGCGATGGGACGACCGGGAGACCGGCTCGTCGACCACCTGATCTCCACAGACCACCCCGGGCAGGCCTTCCCCGACGCCCGCACCGCGCTGGACTGGCTCCTCAGCGAAGCGGACTGCCTCCTCACCTGCGCCCAGCAGGGCGCCAAGTCCCCGGAGCGAGGCGCCGTCCGCCGCGCGGCGGACCTCCTCCTGGTCACCCGGGACCTGGTCGAGTCCGGTACGCACTATCTCCAGTACGAGGCGGCGGCCCGTTCGGTGGGCAATGCCGCCCAAATCGCCGGGGACACGGCCGCGGAGGGCCGGGCCCGTCTGGCGCTGGCGGGGATGTTCCCCGTCACCAGGGGCCAGCAGCAGGCCGACGACGAGGCCCGCCGCGCGGGTTTGCTCGCGACTGCCGCGGGAGACCTGACCGCCGCCTGCCACGCGTTGAACATACGCGGCGTCGTGGCGATCTACCAGCAGCGCTACGACGACGCGGAAGCATACCTCCGCGAGGCACTGAGTGGCTTCCGGGCCGATGACAACCTCGCCTGCGTGGCCGGTGTGTTGTCCAACCTGTCCCGTGTACACGCCGCCACGGGCCGGGCCGACAGCGCCGTCGACCTCGCCACCCGGGGAGTCGGCCTCCGGCGGAGCCTGGGCGGCACCTGGCGCATCGCCAATGGCCAACTCGCCCTGGGAATCGCTCTGCACCGGGCAGGACGGCATGCCGCGGCCGTGAGCGAACTGCTGGAGGCGCTCAGCACCTTCCGCGACAACCGGCAGCGGCTCTGGGAGGGATCCACCCACGCCCGGCTGGCCGAGGTGTACCTCGCGTCGGACCAACCGGCCGAGGCGGCCACACATGCCGAGCAGGCACTGGCGCTCGGCTCCATCGGCAACAAGTGGCGCCGCGGGTCCATCCTGAGCGTGCTGGGCCAGGCATTGGAGCGACTGGGGCAGCCGGACAGGGCCCGCGCGTGCCATCGCAAGGCCGGGATGTCCTGGGTCTGGTGGAGCCCCTGA